The following are encoded together in the Mycolicibacterium arabiense genome:
- a CDS encoding bifunctional uroporphyrinogen-III C-methyltransferase/uroporphyrinogen-III synthase yields MTIRGRKLKPGRITFVGSGPGDPGLLTTRARTVLTNAALAFTDPDVPEAVLALIGSDLPPASGPEAPVDDPAGDTDAVPTGAGLPSGVDVRPALGDPAEVAKTLVNEARTGVDVVRLVAGDPLSVDAVLAEVTAVARTQANFEIVPGLPATTAVPTYAGLPLGSSHTVADVRGDVDWAALAAAPGPLILHATASHLPEAARTLIEYGLTDTTPCVVTANGTTCQQRSVETSLSGLLDKATLTGSEPAGPLAGPLVATIGKTVANRAKLNWWESRALYGWTVLVPRTKDQAGEMSDRLVGHGALPIEVPTIAVEPPRSPAQMERAVKGLVDGRFQWVVFTSTNAVRAVWEKFNEFGLDARAFSGVKIACVGQATADRVRAFGINPELVPSGEQSSLGLLDEFPPYDDIFDPVNRVLLPRADIATETLAEGLRDRGWEIEDVTAYRTVRAAPPPAQTREMIKTGGFDAVCFTSSSTVRNLVGIAGKPHARTIVACIGPKTAETAAEFGLRVDVQPETAAVGPLVEALAEHAARLRAEGALPPPRKKSRRR; encoded by the coding sequence ATGACCATCCGAGGGCGCAAGCTGAAGCCCGGCCGCATCACCTTCGTCGGTTCAGGCCCGGGTGACCCCGGCCTGCTGACGACGCGGGCACGCACAGTGCTCACCAATGCTGCGCTGGCCTTCACCGACCCAGACGTGCCCGAGGCGGTGCTGGCCCTGATCGGGTCGGACCTGCCTCCGGCATCGGGTCCCGAAGCGCCGGTGGACGACCCGGCGGGCGACACCGACGCCGTGCCGACCGGTGCAGGGCTGCCGAGTGGCGTGGACGTGCGTCCCGCGCTCGGAGACCCGGCCGAGGTCGCCAAGACCCTGGTCAACGAGGCTCGCACCGGCGTCGACGTGGTGCGACTGGTCGCGGGCGATCCGCTGTCGGTGGACGCCGTGCTGGCCGAGGTGACCGCGGTGGCGCGGACGCAGGCGAACTTCGAGATCGTGCCCGGGCTACCCGCCACGACGGCCGTGCCGACGTATGCCGGTCTGCCGCTGGGCTCTTCGCACACCGTCGCCGACGTGCGTGGCGACGTGGACTGGGCTGCGCTGGCCGCCGCCCCCGGCCCTCTGATCCTGCACGCCACGGCGTCGCACCTGCCGGAGGCCGCCCGCACGCTGATCGAGTACGGCCTGACCGACACCACGCCCTGCGTGGTCACCGCGAACGGCACCACGTGCCAGCAGCGTTCGGTCGAGACGTCGCTGTCGGGTCTGCTCGACAAGGCCACTCTCACGGGCAGTGAGCCTGCCGGACCGCTGGCAGGCCCGTTGGTGGCGACGATCGGCAAGACCGTCGCCAACCGCGCGAAGCTGAACTGGTGGGAGAGCCGGGCGCTGTACGGCTGGACCGTGCTCGTCCCGCGCACCAAGGACCAGGCCGGCGAGATGAGCGATCGCCTCGTCGGCCACGGCGCGCTGCCGATCGAGGTGCCGACCATCGCCGTCGAGCCGCCGCGCAGCCCCGCCCAGATGGAGCGTGCGGTCAAGGGTCTGGTCGACGGCCGGTTCCAGTGGGTCGTGTTCACCTCCACCAATGCCGTTCGCGCCGTGTGGGAGAAGTTCAACGAATTCGGTCTGGACGCGCGGGCCTTCTCCGGCGTCAAGATCGCGTGCGTTGGACAGGCCACCGCCGACCGGGTGCGCGCGTTCGGGATCAATCCGGAGCTGGTGCCCTCGGGTGAGCAGTCCTCGCTGGGCCTGCTCGACGAGTTCCCGCCGTACGACGACATCTTCGACCCGGTGAACCGGGTGCTGCTGCCTCGTGCCGACATCGCCACCGAGACGCTGGCCGAGGGTCTGCGCGACCGCGGCTGGGAGATCGAGGACGTCACGGCCTACCGCACGGTGCGTGCCGCACCGCCGCCGGCCCAGACCCGCGAGATGATCAAGACCGGTGGCTTCGACGCGGTGTGCTTCACGTCGAGTTCGACGGTGCGCAATCTCGTCGGCATCGCGGGCAAGCCGCACGCCCGGACGATCGTGGCGTGCATCGGGCCCAAGACCGCCGAGACCGCAGCGGAATTCGGCCTCCGCGTCGACGTGCAGCCCGAGACGGCGGCCGTGGGCCCGCTGGTCGAGGCGCTCGCCGAGCACGCAGCGCGGCTGCGGGCCGAGGGTGCACTGCCGCCTCCGCGCAAGAAGAGCCGTCGCCGGTAG